One Myxocyprinus asiaticus isolate MX2 ecotype Aquarium Trade chromosome 20, UBuf_Myxa_2, whole genome shotgun sequence genomic region harbors:
- the peli1b gene encoding E3 ubiquitin-protein ligase pellino homolog 1b produces MFSPDQENISTSSTKVPVKYGELIVLGYNGSLPNGDRGRRKSRFALFKRPKSNGVKPSTVHVACTPQAAKAISNKDQHSISYTLSRAQTVVVEYTQDSNTDMFQIGRSTESPIDFVVTDTVPGSQSNSDTQSVQSTISRFACRIMCQRSPPHTARIYAAGFDSSKNIFLGEKAAKWRTLDGQMDGLTTNGVLVMHPRLGFTEDSKPGVWREISVCGNVFTLRETRSALQRGKMVDNETQELVDGSLIDLCGATLLWRTAEGLSHTPTVKHLEALRQELNAARPQCPVGFNTLAFPSMRRKDIVDEKQPWVYLNCGHVHGYHNWGNRDAERDGREGRERECPMCRARGPYVPLWLGCEAGFYLDAAPPTHAFSPCGHVCSEKTAAYWSQIPLPHGTHTFHAACPFCAQQLNGEQGFIRLIFQGPVD; encoded by the exons GTATAATGGCTCTCTACCCAACGGGGACCGTGGCAGAAGAAAGAGCCGGTTCGCACTCTTCAAGAGGCCCAAATCCAACGGTGTCAAACCCAGCACAGTACACGTAGCCTGCACCCCACAGGCGGCCAAG GCCATAAGCAACAAGGATCAGCACAGTATTTCCTACACTCTGTCCCGAGCACAGACAGTAGTGGTGGAGTACACTCAAGACAGCAATACAGACATGTTTCAG ATTGGCCGCTCAACTGAGAGTCCAATAGATTTTGTGGTGACCGACACAGTTCCCGGAAGTCAAAGTAATTCAGACACCCAGTCAGTTCAGAGCACCATCTCTCGCTTTGCGTGCCGGATCATGTGCCAGCGATCACCCCCTCACACCGCCCGCATCTACGCTGCTGGATTCGACTCTTCCAAGAACATCTTTCtaggg gaGAAGGCAGCGAAGTGGAGGACattggatggacagatggatggtcTGACAACTAATGGTGTATTAGTAATGCATCCTCGCCTTGGTTTTACGGAGGACTCAAAACCTGGTGTGTGGAGAGAGATTTCGGTGTGTGGAAACGTGTTCACCTTGAGAGAGACCCGCTCGGCTCTGCAGCGAGGGAAAATG GTCGACAATGAGACTCAAGAGTTAGTGGACGGCTCCCTGATCGATCTATGTGGAGCGACACTCTTGTGGCGTACAGCCGAGGGCCTGTCCCACACTCCCACAGTCAAACACCTGGAGGCGCTCCGGCAGGAGCTGAACGCTGCTCGTCCCCAGTGCCCTGTGGGCTTCAACACCCTCGCCTTCCCCAGCATGCGCAGGAAGGACATCGTGGATGAGAAGCAGCCCTGGGTCTACCTGAACTGCGGCCACGTTCACGGCTATCACAACTGGGGGAACCGCGATGCCGAGCGAGATGGAAGAGAGGGGAGGGAACGTGAATGTCCAATGTGCCGCGCTCGTGGGCCGTACGTGCCGCTTTGGCTGGGCTGCGAGGCAGGATTTTATTTGGATGCAGCCCCGCCCACTCATGCATttagtccttgtggtcacgtatgCTCGGAAAAAACAGCAGCGTATTGGAGTCAAATCCCCCTCCCCCACGGAACGCACACCTTTCACGCCGCATGTCCTTTCTGTGCCCAGCAGCTCAACGGTGAGCAGGGATTTATCAGACTGATCTTCCAGGGGCCGGTGGACTAA